A stretch of Canis aureus isolate CA01 chromosome 28, VMU_Caureus_v.1.0, whole genome shotgun sequence DNA encodes these proteins:
- the CHCHD7 gene encoding coiled-coil-helix-coiled-coil-helix domain-containing protein 7 produces the protein MPMVARRLRDPDINPCLLESDASTRCMDENNYDRERCSTYFMKYKNCRKFWNSIMVQRRQKGVKPSMPTAAERDEILGAMGKMPY, from the exons ATGCCCATGGTAGCACGGAGGCTGAGAGATCCTGACATAAACCCTTGCTTGTTG GAATCTGATGCTTCTACCAGATGTATGGATGAAAATAACTATGACAGGGAAAGGTGTTCCACTTACTTCATGAAGTACAAAAACTGCCGGAAATTCTGG AATTCTATCATGGTccagagaagacagaaaggagTGAAGCCATCTATGCCTACAGCAGCAGAAAGAGACGAGATCTTGGGGGCAATGGGAAAGATGCCTTACTGa